From Bacteroides uniformis:
CTTTTGCCTCTGCCACACACGACATTGCCGCCGACGGCTTCTACATGCTGGCACTGAAACAGAGTGACCAGGCAGCCTTCGTTGGCATCCGAAGCACGTTTTACCGGCTCGCCTCTATCTTCGGACAAGGCGTGCTCGTAGCCATTGCCGGCGCCATCGAACTGAGAACCGAAAACATTCCGCTGTCATGGACCATCACGATGCTGGTTACAGCCGTTCTGTTCAGCCTGGTGACGTTCTATCACCTCTTTGCAGTCCCCAAACCCACCTCAGATAAGTCAACACTGGCTGCCGATGCCGCCACTGCAGGAGCCATATTCAGAGAATTCGGACGAACATTCGCCACCTATTTCACCAAACCGGGCGCATTGCTGGCCATCGTGTTCATGTTGCTGTACCGCCTGCCTGAAGCATTCCTCATCAAAATGTGTATGCCTTTCCTGGTTGCCTCCAAAGAATCGGGAGGTCTGGAACTATCGACAGCAGAAGTAGGTATCGTATACGGCACCATCGGAGTCATATTCCTCACCCTGGGCGGTATCCTCGGAGGATTGTTCGCATCACGCATTGGCTTGAAAAAATCCATCTGGTGGATGGCAGGATGCATGACTCTGCCATGCCTGACGTTTGTCTATCTTGCCATTGCCCAGCCCGACAATCTGTTTGCCATCTCCACCGCCATCGCCATCGAGCAATTCGGCTACGGCTTCGGTTTCACGGCCTACATGCTCTACATGATGTACTTCTCCGAAGGTGAATTCAAAACATCCCACTATGCCATCTGTACCGCATTCATGGCACTAAGCATGATGATACCAGGTATGTTTGCGGGATATATCCAGGAGGCTATCGGATATACGGACTTCTTCTGGTTGGTAATGATATGCTGTTTCGCCACGGTTGTTGTCACCATTTTTGCAGACAGAAGGATAGACCCGGAATATGGAAAAAAATGATTAATGGTTAATGATTAATGTTTTGTGAGTAATATTTAGTGATTGGTTATGAAGAGGACTATTATTATATCCTTGCTCTGCCTCCTTTGCGGAGGTGCGATGCAAGCACAGAAGATCAGAATAAAGACCGGTATCGAGGTACTGAAAGAACAGAATTTCCGATGCCTGGAAGGTAAGCGTGTAGGATTGATTACCAACCCGACGGGGGTGGACAACCGGATGAGGTCCACCATTGACATCCTGCACGAGGCGCCCAACGTGAACCTTGTGGCACTCTACGGCCCCGAACACGGTGTGCGCGGCGATGTGCACGCAGGCGACCATGTGACGGACATCAAAGACGCGACTACCGGACTGCCCGTCTATTCGCTTTACGGAAAGACCCGCAAGGCCACGCCGGACATGCTGAAAGATGTGGATGTATTAGTGTATGATATCCAAGACATCGGTTGCCGTTCCTTTACCTACATCAGCACCATGGGACTGGCCATGGAAGCCGCTGCCGAAAACGGCAAGGAATTCATTGTGCTGGACCGGCCCAATCCCGTAGGCGGATTGAAGATTGAAGGCAACTTGGTTGAAGATGATTGCATTTCTTTTGTAAGCCAGTTTAAAATTCCGTACCTTTACGCCCTCACTTGCGGTGAGCTGGCACTGATGCTCAATGGCGAGAAGATGTTGAAGGATGGGGAACAATGCAATCTCCACGTAGTGAAGATGAAAGGCTGGAAACGCAAGATGGATTATACCCAAACCGGACTGCAATGGGTTCCCTCCTCTCCACACATTCCACATCCTCATTCTGCATTCTTCTACCCCGTCAGCGGCATTCTGGGTGAACTAGGATATATGTCTATCGGCGTGGGGTATACCATTCCGTTCCAGATGTTTGCCGCACCATGGATGGAAGCGGAAAAGCTGGCCGGAAACCTGAACCGTCTGAACGTACCGGGGGTCATCTTCAGACCGATGTACCTGAAGCCGTTCTATAGCGTAGGCAAAGGCGAGTTGCTGCAAGGTGTGCAAGTGCACATCATGGATTTCGGCA
This genomic window contains:
- a CDS encoding MFS transporter, which translates into the protein MNHTKNISPWAWVPTLYFAQGIPYFIVNNISVMMFTKMGVPNGEMALFTSLLYLPWTIKPFWSPFVDIIKTKRWWTLSMQILMSVAFILLTLSIPRPDEATMAAGTTPISMFSITLMLFIITAFASATHDIAADGFYMLALKQSDQAAFVGIRSTFYRLASIFGQGVLVAIAGAIELRTENIPLSWTITMLVTAVLFSLVTFYHLFAVPKPTSDKSTLAADAATAGAIFREFGRTFATYFTKPGALLAIVFMLLYRLPEAFLIKMCMPFLVASKESGGLELSTAEVGIVYGTIGVIFLTLGGILGGLFASRIGLKKSIWWMAGCMTLPCLTFVYLAIAQPDNLFAISTAIAIEQFGYGFGFTAYMLYMMYFSEGEFKTSHYAICTAFMALSMMIPGMFAGYIQEAIGYTDFFWLVMICCFATVVVTIFADRRIDPEYGKK
- a CDS encoding exo-beta-N-acetylmuramidase NamZ family protein, coding for MKRTIIISLLCLLCGGAMQAQKIRIKTGIEVLKEQNFRCLEGKRVGLITNPTGVDNRMRSTIDILHEAPNVNLVALYGPEHGVRGDVHAGDHVTDIKDATTGLPVYSLYGKTRKATPDMLKDVDVLVYDIQDIGCRSFTYISTMGLAMEAAAENGKEFIVLDRPNPVGGLKIEGNLVEDDCISFVSQFKIPYLYALTCGELALMLNGEKMLKDGEQCNLHVVKMKGWKRKMDYTQTGLQWVPSSPHIPHPHSAFFYPVSGILGELGYMSIGVGYTIPFQMFAAPWMEAEKLAGNLNRLNVPGVIFRPMYLKPFYSVGKGELLQGVQVHIMDFGKAPLSDLQFLVMQEVAALYPDRAVFDHADKGRFNMFDKVSGSRQIRERFSKRNRWEDIRDYWYKDAEDFRKLSKKYYLYK